From a region of the Pongo pygmaeus isolate AG05252 chromosome 5, NHGRI_mPonPyg2-v2.0_pri, whole genome shotgun sequence genome:
- the ZNF165 gene encoding zinc finger protein 165 isoform X3, producing MNLPPQTSLDNESENSRSMPKLEIFEKIESQRIISGRISGYISEASGETQDICKSAGRVKRQREKESGESQRLSSAQDEGFGKILTHKNIVRGEIISHDGCERRLNLNSNGFTHQKSCKHGTCDQSFKWNSDFINHQIIYAGEKNNQYGKSFKSPKLAKHAAVFSGDKTHQCNECGKAFRHSSKLARHQRIHTGERRYECNECGKSFAESSDLTRHRRIHTGERPFGCKECGRAFNLNSHLIRHQRIHTREKPYECSECGKTFRVSSHLIRHFRIHTGEKPYECSECGRAFSQSSNLSQHQRIHVRENLLM from the exons ATGAATCTCCCTCCACAAACTAGTCTTG ataatgaGAGTGAAAACAGTAGATCCATGCCAAAGctggaaatttttgaaaaaattgaatCACAGAGAATTATATCTGGAAGAATCTCAGGATACATATCAGAAGCATCTGGTGAAACTCAAGACATCTGTAAGTCTGCAGGCAGGGTAAAGAGGCAACGGGAAAAGGAATCAGGGGAGTCTCAGAGACTATCATCTGCCCAGGATGAAGGTTTTGGTAAAATCCTCACCCACAAAAATATAGTCAGGGGTGAAATAATAAGCCACGATGGATGTGAGAGGAGATTAAATCTGAACTCAAATGGATTCACACACCAGAAATCTTGTAAACATGGTACCTGTGACCAGAGCTTCAAATGGAACTCAGATTTTATTAACCATCAAATAATTTatgctggagaaaaaaataaccaatATGGAAAATCTTTCAAGAGCCCAAAACTTGCTAAACATGCAGCAGTTTTCAGTGGAGATAAAACTCATcagtgtaatgaatgtgggaaagctttcAGGCACAGCTCAAAACTTGCTAGGCATCAGAGAATCCACACTGGAGAGAGACgctatgaatgtaatgaatgtgggaaaagcTTTGCAGAGAGCTCAGATCTTACTAGACATCGGCGAATTCACACGGGGGAAAGACCCTTTGGTTGCAAAGAATGTGGGAGAGCATTCAACCTGAACTCACATCTTATCAggcatcagagaattcacaccAGAGAGAAACCATACGAATGTAGtgaatgtgggaaaaccttcCGAGTGAGCTCACATCTTATTCGACACTttagaattcacactggagaaaaaccctatgaatgcaGTGAGTGTGGAAGAGCCTTCAGTCAGAGCTCAAACCTTAGTCAACACCAGAGAATTCACGTGAGGGAAAACCTATTaatgtaa
- the ZNF165 gene encoding zinc finger protein 165 isoform X2, protein MSHGARQPLIFNKFLHILPSDNESENSRSMPKLEIFEKIESQRIISGRISGYISEASGETQDICKSAGRVKRQREKESGESQRLSSAQDEGFGKILTHKNIVRGEIISHDGCERRLNLNSNGFTHQKSCKHGTCDQSFKWNSDFINHQIIYAGEKNNQYGKSFKSPKLAKHAAVFSGDKTHQCNECGKAFRHSSKLARHQRIHTGERRYECNECGKSFAESSDLTRHRRIHTGERPFGCKECGRAFNLNSHLIRHQRIHTREKPYECSECGKTFRVSSHLIRHFRIHTGEKPYECSECGRAFSQSSNLSQHQRIHVRENLLM, encoded by the exons atgagccacggtgcccggcaaccattaatttttaataaatttctacATATTCTGCCTTCAG ataatgaGAGTGAAAACAGTAGATCCATGCCAAAGctggaaatttttgaaaaaattgaatCACAGAGAATTATATCTGGAAGAATCTCAGGATACATATCAGAAGCATCTGGTGAAACTCAAGACATCTGTAAGTCTGCAGGCAGGGTAAAGAGGCAACGGGAAAAGGAATCAGGGGAGTCTCAGAGACTATCATCTGCCCAGGATGAAGGTTTTGGTAAAATCCTCACCCACAAAAATATAGTCAGGGGTGAAATAATAAGCCACGATGGATGTGAGAGGAGATTAAATCTGAACTCAAATGGATTCACACACCAGAAATCTTGTAAACATGGTACCTGTGACCAGAGCTTCAAATGGAACTCAGATTTTATTAACCATCAAATAATTTatgctggagaaaaaaataaccaatATGGAAAATCTTTCAAGAGCCCAAAACTTGCTAAACATGCAGCAGTTTTCAGTGGAGATAAAACTCATcagtgtaatgaatgtgggaaagctttcAGGCACAGCTCAAAACTTGCTAGGCATCAGAGAATCCACACTGGAGAGAGACgctatgaatgtaatgaatgtgggaaaagcTTTGCAGAGAGCTCAGATCTTACTAGACATCGGCGAATTCACACGGGGGAAAGACCCTTTGGTTGCAAAGAATGTGGGAGAGCATTCAACCTGAACTCACATCTTATCAggcatcagagaattcacaccAGAGAGAAACCATACGAATGTAGtgaatgtgggaaaaccttcCGAGTGAGCTCACATCTTATTCGACACTttagaattcacactggagaaaaaccctatgaatgcaGTGAGTGTGGAAGAGCCTTCAGTCAGAGCTCAAACCTTAGTCAACACCAGAGAATTCACGTGAGGGAAAACCTATTaatgtaa
- the LOC129038695 gene encoding LOW QUALITY PROTEIN: putative olfactory receptor 1F12P (The sequence of the model RefSeq protein was modified relative to this genomic sequence to represent the inferred CDS: substituted 1 base at 1 genomic stop codon) — protein sequence MERKNQTNISEFLLLGFSSWQQSQVLLFALFLCLYLTGLFGNLLILLAIGSDHCLHTPMYFFLANLSLVDLCLPSATVPKMLLNIQTQTQTISYPGCLAQMYFCMMFANMDNFLLTVMAYDRYVAICHPLHYSTIMAPHLCASLVAVPWVIAILNPLLHTLMMAHLHFCSDNVIHHFFCDINSLLPLSCSDTSLNQLSVLATVGLIFAVPSVGILVSYILIVSAVMKVPSAQGKLKAFSTCGSHLALVILFYGAITGVYISPLSNHSTEKDSAESVIFMVVAPVLNPFIYSLRNNELKGTLKKTLSQRKIFSQLGAVAHACNPSTLEGRGGWITRSGDXLELPPPFAVISFPLAPGNPSKMFSWPGAIKQPICMANLTAECLVLCP from the exons atggaaaggaaaaatcaaacCAATATCTCTGAATTTCTCCTCCTGGGCTTCTCAAGTTGGCAACAATCGCAGGTGCTACTCTTTGCACTTTTCCTGTGTCTCTATTTAACAGGGCTGTTTGGAAACTTACTCATCTTGCTGGCCATTGGCTCGGATCACTGCCTCCACACACCCATGTATTTCTTCCTTGCCAATCTGTCCTTGGTAGACCTCTGCCTTCCCTCAGCCACAGTCCCCAAGATGCTACTGAAcatccaaacccaaacccaaaccATCTCCTATCCCGGCTGCCTGGCTCAGATGTATTTCTGTATGATGTTTGCCAATATGGACAATTTTCTTCTCACAGTGATGGCATATGACCGTTATGTGGCCATCTGTCACCCTTTACATTACTCCACCATTATGGCCCCGCACCTCTGTGCCTCTCTGGTAGCTGTACCTTGGGTCATTGCCATTTTGAACCCTCTCTTGCACACTCTTATGATGGCCCATCTGCACTTCTGCTCTGATAATGTTATCCACCATTTCTTCTGTGATATCAactctctcctccctctgtccTGTTCCGACACCAGTCTTAATCAGTTGAGTGTTCTGGCTACAGTGGGGCTGATCTTTGCGGTACCTTCAGTGGGTATCCTGGTATCCTATATCCTCATTGTTTCTGCTGTGATGAAAGTCCCTTCTGCCCAAGGAAAACTCAAGGCTTTCTCTACCTGTGGATCTCACCTTGCCTTGGTCATTCTTTTCTATGGAGCAATCACAGGGGTCTATATAAGCCCCTTATCCAATCACTCTACTGAAAAAGACTCAGCCGAATCAGTTATTTTTATGGTTGTAGCACCTGTGTTGAATCCATTCATTTACAGTTTAAGAAACAATGAACTGAAGGGGACTTTAAAAAAGACCCTAAGCCAAAGAAAAATCTTCTCCCA gctgggcgcggtggctcacgcctgtaatcccagcactttggaaggccgaggcgggtggatcacgaggtcaggagattga CTTGAGTTGCCTCCTCCTTTTGCTGTTATATCATTCCCACTGGCACCTGGAAATCCTTCCAAAATGTTTTCCTGGCCTGGGGCCATCAAACAGCCCATCTGCATGGCCAACCTAACTGCTGAGTGTTTGGTCTTATGCCCTTGA
- the ZNF165 gene encoding zinc finger protein 165 isoform X4: MPKLEIFEKIESQRIISGRISGYISEASGETQDICKSAGRVKRQREKESGESQRLSSAQDEGFGKILTHKNIVRGEIISHDGCERRLNLNSNGFTHQKSCKHGTCDQSFKWNSDFINHQIIYAGEKNNQYGKSFKSPKLAKHAAVFSGDKTHQCNECGKAFRHSSKLARHQRIHTGERRYECNECGKSFAESSDLTRHRRIHTGERPFGCKECGRAFNLNSHLIRHQRIHTREKPYECSECGKTFRVSSHLIRHFRIHTGEKPYECSECGRAFSQSSNLSQHQRIHVRENLLM; encoded by the coding sequence ATGCCAAAGctggaaatttttgaaaaaattgaatCACAGAGAATTATATCTGGAAGAATCTCAGGATACATATCAGAAGCATCTGGTGAAACTCAAGACATCTGTAAGTCTGCAGGCAGGGTAAAGAGGCAACGGGAAAAGGAATCAGGGGAGTCTCAGAGACTATCATCTGCCCAGGATGAAGGTTTTGGTAAAATCCTCACCCACAAAAATATAGTCAGGGGTGAAATAATAAGCCACGATGGATGTGAGAGGAGATTAAATCTGAACTCAAATGGATTCACACACCAGAAATCTTGTAAACATGGTACCTGTGACCAGAGCTTCAAATGGAACTCAGATTTTATTAACCATCAAATAATTTatgctggagaaaaaaataaccaatATGGAAAATCTTTCAAGAGCCCAAAACTTGCTAAACATGCAGCAGTTTTCAGTGGAGATAAAACTCATcagtgtaatgaatgtgggaaagctttcAGGCACAGCTCAAAACTTGCTAGGCATCAGAGAATCCACACTGGAGAGAGACgctatgaatgtaatgaatgtgggaaaagcTTTGCAGAGAGCTCAGATCTTACTAGACATCGGCGAATTCACACGGGGGAAAGACCCTTTGGTTGCAAAGAATGTGGGAGAGCATTCAACCTGAACTCACATCTTATCAggcatcagagaattcacaccAGAGAGAAACCATACGAATGTAGtgaatgtgggaaaaccttcCGAGTGAGCTCACATCTTATTCGACACTttagaattcacactggagaaaaaccctatgaatgcaGTGAGTGTGGAAGAGCCTTCAGTCAGAGCTCAAACCTTAGTCAACACCAGAGAATTCACGTGAGGGAAAACCTATTaatgtaa
- the ZNF165 gene encoding zinc finger protein 165 isoform X1 — MATEPKKATAQNSPEDEGLLIVKIEEEEFIHRQDTCLQRSELLKQELCRQLFRQFCYQNSPGPREALSRLRELCCQWLKPEIHTKEQILELLVLEQFLTILPGDLQAWVHEHYPESGEEAVTILEDLERRTDEALLQVQAHEHGQEIFRKKVSPPGQALNVQLQPVETKAHFDSSEPQLLWVCDNESENSRSMPKLEIFEKIESQRIISGRISGYISEASGETQDICKSAGRVKRQREKESGESQRLSSAQDEGFGKILTHKNIVRGEIISHDGCERRLNLNSNGFTHQKSCKHGTCDQSFKWNSDFINHQIIYAGEKNNQYGKSFKSPKLAKHAAVFSGDKTHQCNECGKAFRHSSKLARHQRIHTGERRYECNECGKSFAESSDLTRHRRIHTGERPFGCKECGRAFNLNSHLIRHQRIHTREKPYECSECGKTFRVSSHLIRHFRIHTGEKPYECSECGRAFSQSSNLSQHQRIHVRENLLM; from the exons ATGGCTACAGAACCAAAGAAAGCTACAGCCCAGAACTCTCCAGAGGATGAAGGACTTCTGATAGTGAAGATAGAAGAGGAAGAATTTATCCACAGGCAAGACACTTGCTTACAAAGAAGTGAACTCCTTAAGCAGGAGCTCTGCAGGCAGCTTTTTAGGCAGTTCTGCTACCAGAATTCTCCTGGACCTCGCGAGGCACTGAGCCGGCTCCGGGAGCTCTGCTGTCAGTGGCTGAAGCCAGAGATCCATACCAAGGAACAGATTCTGGAACTGCTGGTGCTAGAACAGTTCCTGACCATCCTGCCAGGAGATTTGCAGGCCTGGGTACATGAACATTACCCAGAGAGTGGAGAGGAGGCAGTGACCATACTGGAAGATTTGGAGAGACGCACTGATGAAGCACTACTCCAG gttcAAGCCCATGAACATGGACAAGAAATATTCCGGAAAAAAGTGTCACCTCCTGGACAAGCACTTAATGTCCAGTTACAGCCAGTAGAAACCAAGGCCCATTTTGATTCATCAGAACCCCAGCTCCTATGGGTCTGTG ataatgaGAGTGAAAACAGTAGATCCATGCCAAAGctggaaatttttgaaaaaattgaatCACAGAGAATTATATCTGGAAGAATCTCAGGATACATATCAGAAGCATCTGGTGAAACTCAAGACATCTGTAAGTCTGCAGGCAGGGTAAAGAGGCAACGGGAAAAGGAATCAGGGGAGTCTCAGAGACTATCATCTGCCCAGGATGAAGGTTTTGGTAAAATCCTCACCCACAAAAATATAGTCAGGGGTGAAATAATAAGCCACGATGGATGTGAGAGGAGATTAAATCTGAACTCAAATGGATTCACACACCAGAAATCTTGTAAACATGGTACCTGTGACCAGAGCTTCAAATGGAACTCAGATTTTATTAACCATCAAATAATTTatgctggagaaaaaaataaccaatATGGAAAATCTTTCAAGAGCCCAAAACTTGCTAAACATGCAGCAGTTTTCAGTGGAGATAAAACTCATcagtgtaatgaatgtgggaaagctttcAGGCACAGCTCAAAACTTGCTAGGCATCAGAGAATCCACACTGGAGAGAGACgctatgaatgtaatgaatgtgggaaaagcTTTGCAGAGAGCTCAGATCTTACTAGACATCGGCGAATTCACACGGGGGAAAGACCCTTTGGTTGCAAAGAATGTGGGAGAGCATTCAACCTGAACTCACATCTTATCAggcatcagagaattcacaccAGAGAGAAACCATACGAATGTAGtgaatgtgggaaaaccttcCGAGTGAGCTCACATCTTATTCGACACTttagaattcacactggagaaaaaccctatgaatgcaGTGAGTGTGGAAGAGCCTTCAGTCAGAGCTCAAACCTTAGTCAACACCAGAGAATTCACGTGAGGGAAAACCTATTaatgtaa